From Fusobacterium sp. SYSU M8D902:
TTATAATATGGAGGAAAAAATGCAACTATGTGATTTAAAAAATGGAGAGAAAGCTAGAATCATAAAAATTGGAAGAATTGGAGAGCTAAAGAAGAGATTAGTAGATATGGGAGTAACTGC
This genomic window contains:
- a CDS encoding FeoA domain-containing protein encodes the protein MQLCDLKNGEKARIIKIGRIGELKKRLVDMGVTA